A segment of the Terriglobia bacterium genome:
CGCCCGGCCCACGCGGCCCAGCAGCAGGAACAGCAACCTGCAAAGGCCTCTGCGCCGGTGCAGGCGCCGCTCACCGAAGACGAATTGATCAAGCTTGTTAAACACAACAAGAAGGAATTGAAGAAGGCGGCGGATGAGGTCCATGCCCGAGGACTCGACTTTGAATTTACGCCCGACATCGAGAAGAAAGTCACCAAAGCCGGCGCCGACGACCAGTTCCTCACCTACGCAAAACAATTCACTCCCGCAATGCGCGCCGCGCGCAAGTCCAAGGTCGGAAACGCCGAGGTGAGCCCGGAGGAGGCCGAGGCTTACAACAAGCTCAAGGGTTCGACCGACGCTGAGACCATCATCAAATCCTCTGACGACTTCGCCGCGAAGTACCCAAAGAGCCCTCTCCTCACCTATGTGTACGCTCTCGAGGCGAGCGCTTATCAGCAGAAAAACGATGCGGGGAATGTGATCAAGTACGGCGAAAAGAGCCTGGATCTTGATCCCAATAACCTCATCAGCCTGCTGATGGTTTCGGGCGTCCTCCCACAGCCGCAGATGCTCAACAGCGTCAGCGATGCCGAAAAGGAAAAGAGGCTGGGGACGGCCGCGGATTACGCGCAGAAGGCGCTGCAGGAAATCGATCAGCTTCCAAAGCAGTCCAAGGAATCTGACGACGCTTATCAGAAACGGAAGGACCAGATTGCATCCGGGGCGTATGCGTCCATTGGCATGGTCCACCTGGAACGTTCGAGGATGGCCCTGCAGGGACTGGACCAATCTGAGCTGGCCAAGGCGGAGGAGAGCTACAAGTCCGCCATCGCCAAGTCGGATACTCCGAATCCTTCGGATTACTACCGGCTGGGGGAAGTTTACCGGGGTGAAAACAAACTCAGCGACGCGGTTGCAGCTTTCTCCAAGGCCGGGCAGTTGGCTCCGGGAACGGTCATCGAGCAGCTTGCCAACCAGCAGGTCCAGGAATTGAAGAACGCTGAAAGCTCCCAGCCCAAGGCCGCCGCAAAACCCTAGGCCGGGATTTGAGCCAGCCGGTCCGGAAAAAATCCGATCTGGCGCGACCTTCCGGCCCGCGCCGGAGGCCCGGACTGGCCGTAGTGCATCACCAAAGCATGGCGCGACCTTCCTTCAACAGGCTGGAAAAGCGGATCGGTTACAAGTTCCGCGACCGTGACCTGCTGGTCGAAGCGCTCACCCATTCCTCATATGCCCAGGAAGTCTCCCGTCCAACTCGCTACAATGAACTGATGGAGTTTCTGGGCGACGCCGTCTTGAGCTTCGCGGTTACCTTGCGGCTGCTGGAAGCTTTTCCCGAATACGACGAAGGGAAGCTTTCTCTGGCGCGCTCCAGCCTTGTGGCCGCCAATTACCTCAGCGGCATTGCGCTCGAGCTCGGCCTGGGTGAATACTTAAGGTTGGGCCAGTCGGAGGAACGGAGCGGCGGCAGGCGCAAATCCGGCATCCTCGTGGATGCGCTCGAGGCCCTGCTGGCCGCCGTATATCGCGATGGCGGCTTTGAAGAAGCCAGGCGAGTTATTGAGCGGGTGGTCCTCCCGGCGGACCTCGTCGCCCGGGTTGACGATCTGTTTGCCAACAATTATAAGGGCGCGCTGCAGGAACGTCTCCAGGCAGAGCGCCAGGGGCCTGCCCGTTACAGCGTAGTTGAAGAGGAAGGGCTGGAGCACCAGAAGACCTTTACCGTTGAAGTGAAAACAGGCGCCGGCGTGGTGGCGCGGGGCAGCGGCGCCAGCAAGAAGGCTGCCCAGCAGCAGGCCGCCAGACGCGCGTTGGCGATGCTCACAGAAAAAGTGGAGGCAGATGGCTGAACCCTACCAGAAATCGTCTTTCCGCGACACGTTTGAATCCCTGGTTGTAACGGTGGTCCTCGCGATTTTTGGGACCACCTTCGTGGTCCAGGCGTTCAAGATCCCGACCGGCTCGATGGAGAACACGCTCTTGATCGGCGACCATCTCCTGGTGAACAAGTTCGCGTTTGCTTATCCGCACGGCGCCCTGGCAAGGCTGCTTCCTTACCGCCAGATCCATCGCGGCGACATTGTGGTATTCAAATATCCGGGCAGCTCAGAGGACGCGCAGGAACCAGGCGAACACTTTGTGAAAAGGGTCATCGGACTTCCGGGCGACAGCGTCCGCGTTTTCCACCGGCAGGTGTTCGTCAATGGAACCGCGGTCGCGGAACCGTTTGTCCGCCAAAGCCACCCCAATGAACTGCGCCCAGGAGATGATTTTCCGCCGGTTACCTGGGATGAGATGGAAGGCGCGACCTCGGTCTGGCGGGCCGAATTTCAGAACTATGTCAAGGACGGGCAGTTGGTTGTTCCTCAGAACCAGTATTTTGTCATGGGAGACAACCGGGAGGAGAGTTGGGACAGTCGTTTCTGGGGCTTTGTCCCCCGCACGCTCATTTCCGGCCGGCCGCTGGTCATTTACTGGTCATACGAAACTCCCCCGGGCCAATACGAGCAGACCTCATTGAGTGACCGGCTCAGCCAGTTCGGCAGCATGTTCGTCCATTTCTTCAGCCGGACGCGCTGGAGCAGGACCTTCAAGCTTGTGCACTGATGACTCAAACCAGGCGCCGACATCTTCGAAATGCCGCGGTCGCCCTGGCGCTGCTGATAGGGGCGGCGTGGGTGGCGCCGCTTTTTCTGAATGCCGGACGCTATCGCCCCCTGTTGAAGGCGGGCCTCGAACGATCTCTCGGCAGGAAGGTGGCTCTCGGCCACATTGCACTGCACTTCTTTCCCCGGCTTGGATTCACCGTTGATAATGTGGTGATCGACGAAGATCCCTCCTTTGGCCTGGAGCCATTCGTGCGGGTTGGCCGGCTTGATTGCGATCTTCGTTGGCGAAGTCTGTGGAGTTCGCACGTCTACCTGGGCACCCTCAAACTTTCCAGCCCCAGCATCAACCTTGTCCGGAATTCTTCCGGCAAATGGAACATCGAAGATCTGCTTTTGCGAAGCCGGATCAAGCCCCAGTCGCGCGACCACGCCACGCCCGCGCCGATGCCCTCGAACCTGTCGGTCGAGATTGAGGGAGCGCGGCTGAACTTCAAAATCGGCGAAAACAAAAAGCCTTTTACGGTTATTAACGCCGGCGCCCATCTGGATTTTGACTACGATTCCGAGCGGCTTGATTTCCGAATGGCGGGCGAGCCGGTGCGCACGGACCTGGAATTCCCCACGCCGGGGCTGGTGGATCTGGACGGCAACTGGTCACCAGCGCGGGCCGCACGGGATTCTCTTCAAGCCACCCTCCGAATGCAGGGAGCGTTGCTTTACGACTGGATCCCGCTCCTGACCGGAAGGAACCCCGAACTCTACGGGGTGCTGAACAGCACCATCAACCTGGGCGGGAGCCTTCGGCAGATCGAGTACACGGGTGAAGCACATCTCAGCCAGCTTCACCGCTGGGAACAATTGCCGTCGGCGAGTGATTTGCCTTGCGACCTTCGCTTCCGGGGCCAGTTTGACCGCGACAAGGAAGACCTTGTCATCCAAAGCATGGACCTGGCCTTCGTGAATTCGCAGGTCCACCTGGAGGGTTCAATCGCCACCGTCGCGTCACGGCCGGACTTTGATTTAGTCGTGGCCTTCGAGCGTTCTCGAATGGAAGACCTGTTGCGGCTGGGTACACGGGTCCTGGGCAAGCGGGTTGCCTGGGACGTTAACGGACGCGTCAATGGAATGGTTTCAGTGCAGGGCCCCTGGAACGGACAGCGGTATGGCGGGTTTCTCAATGCTCACCAGGTCCGCTTAGACACATCTTCAGGGACCTTCCCGGTGTCGGACGTCGCCCTCCGCATCACCGGATCGGGCGCCCGCCTGTCGCCCGCGCGGGTCTTGCTGGCTCCCGGTGTTGACGTTGTTGTTGAAGGGAGCTTGCGGCATTTCCCCCCCCAACACGCCGGGCGGCCGACGGTGGTGCATCCTGGGTACCAGTTGACGTTGTCCTCCAGCGCGGTGAACCTGGGAAGGCTGGTGCATTTTGGGCGCGCCCTGGGCATTCTTGGCAAAAGTCCCATGGAGGCTGAGGGAATCGGATCGTTCACTCTTCGCCTTGCCGGCGGCGCGTGGCCCTGGACCCGGCCAAGCGTCACGGCACAGGCCAGTATTCGCAGCGCGCGGCTGGTGATTCCAGGGTTGAGCGGACCGCTGAACGTTCCGCGGGCCCGCATTCAGGTCTACGGCAGGCAGATCATCATCAATCCGATCCTGGCGGTGATGGGCACCAGCGTTTTCTCCGGCTGGGCGGTGCATCAGCGCGGGTCGCCTGCCCCGTGGGATTTCAGCCTGACGGCTGACAAACTGAGCATCGAGCAGGCCAGCCAATGGTTCGAGGGAATCGGTGACCGGAATACGCCTTCATTTCTTGACAGAATTGCAGGCATCGGCGCGCTGATCGGCGGCCGCCGCCCGGCCTTTCACCTGGCGGGCAGCATGGACGCGCGCGGGCGCTTTTCCACTCCACTGATAACTTATCGCGGCGTGTCGCTACGCGATTTTCAGGCCAGCGTTGATATTCACGACCGCAAGGTTCGCGTTTCGCGAGTTCGATTTGAGGCGGGAGGCGGGCACGGAGAGGGGAACGCGCTCTTGGATCTGTCCAGGAGCCCGGTACAGATTTCAGGCCAGGCTGGAATCCGCGGCGCCAGTATCCGGCCATTGGGACCTTACCTCCCGCCGGCCGTGCGGACAGTCCGCGGATACTATTCTGCGGGTGGAACTTTTGAGGCCAGCGGTTTGACCCACGCGCAACTTGCCAGGACCCTGAAAGGAGTTGCCACCGTGCAACTGGAGAGCGTCAATCTCGGCGATTTCGACCCCGTCGGGTCCTTGGCCCGCCGCTTCGGCATGGAAGCTCTTGAGGAGCCTCCACAAGCCCTGGTTATACCGCGCGCCACAGCGCACCTCGACGTTCAGGATCGCCAGTTGACACTTGACGATTTTCTGGTGGACATCGACGGCGCCGAATTCCAGCTTCACGGGGGCTATTCGTTCGACGGGTCCGCGCGATTGCTGGTTCGGGCTGACCTGCGCGGTATCCATCAGCCGTGGACGCCTGTCCATCCCGGCATCGCAGGACCGGCGTCCAGAATTGCGGACCTTCACTTTGGCGGCACGCTCCGCAATCTTGAAATGATGCCCTCGACCCAGATATCGCAGACTCAGCCCTGAGGAGGAGTTCTTTGCAGAGACTGATTTCCCGCAGAAAGCTTACGGCCCCCAAATGGCTGGCGCCGGCGGTGATTCTGCCGCTGGCCGTCTGCAGTGTACTGCTGGGGGTGCTGGGATTGGCGGCGGATGCCTCCACGTCACAAGCGCGCGCCCCTGCCGGACTCTCCACGGCGGCAGCCAGCGCCTTCCAGTCGAAGCTGATCGAACTCTCCGCGACAGGCCCGGTGAAGCGTGGTCCACACAGTCCGATCGTGATCACCGACAACGAAGTGAATTCATTCGTCAAGTATGATCGCCCGGAGTTTCTGCCAGCCGGCGTCAACGATCTGGAGTTTCATTTCAAGCCTGACGGCATCCATGGAGCGGCCAACGTCAATTTCGATCAGCTCAAGCCCTCACAACAATCTGAAAGTCCGTTGACCGCCCGGCTGCTTGCTTCCATCTTCCACGGCACCCAGCGCCTGACCGCGTTGGGCGCGCTCGAGAGCAAAGACGGCACTGGCACGCTTACCATCAAGGATGTGCACATCGGCAGTACGGCGCTGTCGGACTGGCTGGTCAACTTTCTGGTCCACACCTACGTTGAGTCTGAGTACAAAGTTGACCTGAGCAAGCCCTTCCTTTTGCCAGACCACGTCATGCGCATTGAATTTGCT
Coding sequences within it:
- the lepB gene encoding signal peptidase I translates to MAEPYQKSSFRDTFESLVVTVVLAIFGTTFVVQAFKIPTGSMENTLLIGDHLLVNKFAFAYPHGALARLLPYRQIHRGDIVVFKYPGSSEDAQEPGEHFVKRVIGLPGDSVRVFHRQVFVNGTAVAEPFVRQSHPNELRPGDDFPPVTWDEMEGATSVWRAEFQNYVKDGQLVVPQNQYFVMGDNREESWDSRFWGFVPRTLISGRPLVIYWSYETPPGQYEQTSLSDRLSQFGSMFVHFFSRTRWSRTFKLVH
- a CDS encoding AsmA family protein; translated protein: MTQTRRRHLRNAAVALALLIGAAWVAPLFLNAGRYRPLLKAGLERSLGRKVALGHIALHFFPRLGFTVDNVVIDEDPSFGLEPFVRVGRLDCDLRWRSLWSSHVYLGTLKLSSPSINLVRNSSGKWNIEDLLLRSRIKPQSRDHATPAPMPSNLSVEIEGARLNFKIGENKKPFTVINAGAHLDFDYDSERLDFRMAGEPVRTDLEFPTPGLVDLDGNWSPARAARDSLQATLRMQGALLYDWIPLLTGRNPELYGVLNSTINLGGSLRQIEYTGEAHLSQLHRWEQLPSASDLPCDLRFRGQFDRDKEDLVIQSMDLAFVNSQVHLEGSIATVASRPDFDLVVAFERSRMEDLLRLGTRVLGKRVAWDVNGRVNGMVSVQGPWNGQRYGGFLNAHQVRLDTSSGTFPVSDVALRITGSGARLSPARVLLAPGVDVVVEGSLRHFPPQHAGRPTVVHPGYQLTLSSSAVNLGRLVHFGRALGILGKSPMEAEGIGSFTLRLAGGAWPWTRPSVTAQASIRSARLVIPGLSGPLNVPRARIQVYGRQIIINPILAVMGTSVFSGWAVHQRGSPAPWDFSLTADKLSIEQASQWFEGIGDRNTPSFLDRIAGIGALIGGRRPAFHLAGSMDARGRFSTPLITYRGVSLRDFQASVDIHDRKVRVSRVRFEAGGGHGEGNALLDLSRSPVQISGQAGIRGASIRPLGPYLPPAVRTVRGYYSAGGTFEASGLTHAQLARTLKGVATVQLESVNLGDFDPVGSLARRFGMEALEEPPQALVIPRATAHLDVQDRQLTLDDFLVDIDGAEFQLHGGYSFDGSARLLVRADLRGIHQPWTPVHPGIAGPASRIADLHFGGTLRNLEMMPSTQISQTQP
- the rnc gene encoding ribonuclease III encodes the protein MARPSFNRLEKRIGYKFRDRDLLVEALTHSSYAQEVSRPTRYNELMEFLGDAVLSFAVTLRLLEAFPEYDEGKLSLARSSLVAANYLSGIALELGLGEYLRLGQSEERSGGRRKSGILVDALEALLAAVYRDGGFEEARRVIERVVLPADLVARVDDLFANNYKGALQERLQAERQGPARYSVVEEEGLEHQKTFTVEVKTGAGVVARGSGASKKAAQQQAARRALAMLTEKVEADG